A region from the Flavobacteriales bacterium genome encodes:
- a CDS encoding proprotein convertase P-domain-containing protein, with translation MKHLSAVVALIVAQSVLAQEHVELHNAQVLGLEFLGETMALRDWDPNRVFSNEPTRDENGVIIKQEPKGTKEARLHQHVNPKALPMGEDPARQSRDGERLQGRALDLTMNGIGNTGVSPGDPCLDVGPNHVIQMINASSGAQFRIYDKNGTALNAATYLDNFINAIGGITTYNGLGDPIVLWDALADRWFMSEFSSSGNRMVMCLSTTADPFGTWYAYSFTAPAFPDYPKYAVWPTAYVITTNEGTGCPIYALDRSKMLLGQAATSQRFTTPDYPTISFQATTPITFETGTPPPAGAPAMLMRMADDAWSASITNDRLEIWSLTLDWVTPANSVLSGPSYLNTTSFDTELCGYTSFSCIDQPSSATNLDPLREVIMNRAAYRNFGTHETIVCNHVTDVSGADQAGMRWYELRRNGGIANPWGIHQQGTYAPDVNSRWMGMININAAGDIGLAYNISSGTVFPGIRYTGRSAIDPLGQMTYAETTIVAGIAANSSNRYGDYNSLDVDPTTGSFWGTAQHNPASGWSTRIFEFSFAVPPCIAPSVVATPTCISTSQYNVSINVSSMGDATSLTLQIDPDGGGPALPVTVGTANGTGTYGPYGPYTSGSAVTVLALHNAFPDCNINLPGVVGICNSPGAGCTSYNSTAPTAIVDNATVTNTIVVPNNGGATITDLNVHVNITHTYTSDLRVSLTSPAGTTIALINSGLCTNSDNIIVEFDQTGSNGNVGSTCPMNNLFVIPAQSLAGFNGQVFQGTWTLSVQDVATDDVGAVNNWCLIPALSFPNVALSPQVMLEGPYNSGTGLMNAALRTLPTFPLTEPFTAMGFAQAAGGGGETTTTGILAVTGNNSIVDWVRVELRSSADPTAIVATRQGLLQRDGDIVNATDGTSALTFGVAAGNYFVAVRHRNHLGVMTSTTRALSGTATIVDFRSAGTLTYGTNARTSNGAVQLLWAGNSFMDAVNDSQLKYTGTNNDRDPILVAIGGTVPTNTVSGYFITDVNLDGVVKYTGTTNDRDPILVNVGGTVPTATRLEQLP, from the coding sequence ATGAAACATCTCAGCGCTGTCGTTGCCCTGATCGTTGCCCAAAGCGTGCTCGCACAAGAGCATGTTGAACTGCACAACGCACAGGTTCTCGGCCTCGAATTCCTTGGGGAAACAATGGCCCTCAGGGATTGGGACCCCAACAGGGTTTTCTCCAACGAACCGACCCGCGATGAGAACGGGGTCATCATCAAGCAAGAACCGAAAGGCACCAAGGAAGCACGGCTGCACCAGCATGTGAATCCCAAGGCACTGCCGATGGGCGAGGACCCCGCGCGGCAATCGCGTGATGGCGAACGGTTGCAGGGGCGGGCGCTGGACCTCACCATGAACGGCATCGGCAACACTGGCGTGAGCCCGGGCGACCCTTGCTTGGACGTTGGCCCGAACCATGTCATTCAAATGATCAACGCCAGCAGCGGCGCCCAGTTCCGCATCTATGACAAGAACGGAACAGCACTCAACGCTGCGACCTACTTGGATAATTTCATCAACGCCATCGGGGGTATCACCACCTACAATGGCCTTGGCGACCCGATCGTGCTTTGGGATGCGCTGGCCGACCGGTGGTTCATGAGCGAGTTCAGCAGTTCCGGCAACCGTATGGTGATGTGCTTGAGCACCACGGCGGATCCTTTCGGTACATGGTACGCCTACAGTTTCACGGCACCGGCTTTCCCTGATTATCCGAAGTACGCTGTGTGGCCAACTGCCTATGTTATCACGACGAACGAGGGCACGGGATGTCCCATCTACGCCCTTGATCGGAGCAAGATGCTGTTGGGCCAGGCAGCGACATCGCAGCGTTTCACCACCCCGGACTATCCCACCATCAGCTTCCAAGCCACTACGCCTATCACCTTCGAGACAGGTACGCCACCGCCTGCCGGAGCACCTGCGATGCTCATGCGCATGGCCGACGATGCATGGTCGGCTTCCATCACGAACGATCGATTGGAGATCTGGTCGCTCACCTTGGACTGGGTGACGCCCGCCAACAGTGTCCTGTCAGGGCCGAGCTATTTGAACACGACTTCCTTCGATACGGAACTCTGCGGTTACACTTCGTTTTCGTGCATCGATCAGCCCAGCAGTGCAACCAACCTCGATCCGTTGCGCGAAGTGATCATGAACCGTGCGGCCTACAGGAACTTCGGAACGCACGAGACCATTGTCTGTAACCATGTCACTGACGTGTCGGGTGCCGATCAGGCAGGCATGCGGTGGTACGAACTGCGGCGGAACGGTGGCATTGCCAACCCTTGGGGCATCCACCAGCAAGGGACGTACGCTCCGGACGTCAACAGCCGTTGGATGGGCATGATCAACATCAATGCGGCTGGTGACATAGGCCTGGCCTACAACATAAGCAGCGGAACCGTTTTCCCCGGCATCCGGTACACGGGGCGCAGTGCGATCGATCCCCTTGGCCAAATGACCTATGCAGAGACCACGATCGTGGCAGGGATTGCAGCCAATTCCAGCAACCGTTACGGCGACTACAATTCGTTGGACGTTGATCCGACCACGGGCAGTTTCTGGGGCACTGCGCAACACAATCCGGCCAGTGGATGGAGCACGCGGATCTTTGAATTTTCCTTCGCGGTCCCGCCGTGCATCGCCCCTAGCGTTGTGGCCACGCCTACATGCATCAGCACCAGTCAATACAACGTTTCCATCAACGTGTCATCGATGGGCGATGCCACGAGCCTGACCCTGCAGATCGATCCCGATGGCGGTGGACCGGCCCTGCCGGTGACCGTGGGCACCGCCAACGGTACAGGTACATACGGCCCTTACGGACCATATACCTCCGGTTCTGCGGTCACGGTATTGGCCTTGCACAACGCGTTCCCCGATTGCAACATCAATCTACCGGGTGTTGTGGGCATCTGCAATTCCCCGGGTGCCGGGTGCACGAGCTACAACAGCACGGCCCCGACCGCCATTGTTGACAATGCTACCGTGACCAACACCATTGTGGTGCCCAATAACGGTGGTGCCACGATCACTGACCTTAATGTTCACGTGAACATCACGCACACCTATACGTCCGATCTCCGCGTGTCCCTCACCAGCCCAGCAGGCACCACCATCGCCCTCATCAATTCGGGCCTTTGTACCAACAGCGACAACATCATCGTTGAATTCGACCAAACGGGGTCGAACGGCAACGTTGGTTCCACCTGCCCGATGAACAATCTGTTCGTTATCCCGGCGCAATCACTGGCCGGGTTCAACGGCCAAGTGTTCCAGGGTACTTGGACCCTTAGCGTGCAAGATGTGGCCACGGATGATGTTGGAGCGGTGAACAACTGGTGTTTGATCCCTGCATTGAGCTTCCCCAACGTTGCGCTTTCACCCCAAGTGATGCTCGAGGGGCCGTACAACAGCGGAACGGGTTTGATGAACGCGGCGCTCCGCACCCTGCCGACGTTCCCGCTCACCGAGCCTTTCACCGCAATGGGCTTCGCTCAGGCAGCTGGCGGAGGTGGTGAGACGACCACCACGGGTATCTTGGCGGTGACCGGCAATAATTCGATCGTGGATTGGGTGCGCGTGGAATTGCGGAGCAGCGCTGATCCCACGGCGATCGTGGCCACGCGACAAGGTCTCCTGCAGCGGGACGGCGACATCGTTAACGCAACGGATGGTACTAGTGCTCTGACATTCGGAGTTGCGGCCGGCAACTATTTCGTGGCCGTACGCCACAGGAACCACCTCGGCGTGATGACGTCCACCACGAGGGCATTGAGCGGTACTGCCACCATTGTCGACTTCCGCAGCGCCGGCACGCTTACCTATGGGACGAATGCGCGCACGAGCAACGGCGCCGTGCAGTTGCTCTGGGCAGGCAACTCGTTCATGGATGCTGTGAACGACAGCCAGCTGAAGTACACGGGCACGAACAACGACCGTGATCCGATCCTGGTCGCCATCGGCGGCACGGTGCCTACGAACACGGTGAGCGGATATTTCATCACCGATGTGAACCTTGACGGAGTGGTGAAGTACACGGGCACCACCAACGATCGCGATCCGATCCTGGTGAACGTGGGTGGCACGGTGCCAACGGCCACCCGGCTGGAACAGTTGCCTTAA